One Pseudonocardia sediminis DNA window includes the following coding sequences:
- a CDS encoding LLM class flavin-dependent oxidoreductase: MRFQVLDIVPHTPHPVTGEIVSVHERLTRVVDTAVRAEKLGFDSYAVGERHQGEFVSSAPTVLLGALARATETILLSTGVTVLSLLDPVRVAEDYATVDQLSGGRLEIVIGKGNEDKHFPMFGLELAKQYEYLTENYELLRRLLRETSVDWDGIHHTDLHGVTTFPRPFDGPFRIWHGSATSTQAVDLAAKWGDPLFSANALQPREAYQVLIDRYREKLAEHGHDPSVGYVGSGSGGLFLADTDDDAVAQYRPIYEATAAKLAAAHAGDTRKGKTMAFTTIEEAVAHGPALVGTPERVAAKIIDYHKSYRHDVQSISINPVLPYPQQQEVLARFAEEVVPLVRREITTTLWGPDDPGRASGLTG; encoded by the coding sequence GTGAGGTTCCAGGTACTCGACATCGTCCCGCACACCCCGCACCCGGTCACGGGCGAGATCGTCTCGGTGCACGAGCGCCTGACACGCGTCGTGGACACGGCGGTGCGCGCGGAGAAGCTGGGCTTCGACTCCTACGCCGTCGGTGAGCGCCACCAGGGCGAGTTCGTCTCCTCCGCGCCGACCGTGCTGCTCGGCGCGCTCGCCCGGGCGACCGAGACGATCCTGCTCTCCACCGGCGTCACCGTGCTCTCGCTGCTCGACCCGGTCCGGGTCGCCGAGGACTACGCGACCGTCGACCAGCTCTCCGGCGGACGGCTGGAGATCGTCATCGGCAAGGGCAACGAGGACAAGCACTTCCCGATGTTCGGCCTGGAGCTGGCGAAGCAGTACGAGTACCTCACCGAGAACTACGAGCTGCTCCGACGACTGCTGCGCGAGACCTCGGTGGACTGGGACGGCATCCACCACACCGACCTGCACGGCGTCACCACGTTCCCCCGCCCGTTCGACGGACCGTTCCGGATCTGGCACGGCTCCGCGACGTCGACACAGGCCGTCGACCTCGCCGCGAAGTGGGGCGACCCGCTGTTCTCGGCGAACGCCCTGCAGCCGCGCGAGGCCTACCAGGTGCTGATCGACCGCTACCGGGAGAAGCTCGCCGAGCACGGCCACGACCCGTCGGTCGGCTACGTCGGGTCCGGTTCCGGCGGGCTGTTCCTCGCCGACACCGACGACGACGCGGTCGCCCAGTACCGCCCGATCTACGAGGCGACGGCGGCCAAGCTCGCCGCCGCCCACGCCGGGGACACCCGCAAGGGCAAGACGATGGCGTTCACGACGATCGAGGAGGCCGTCGCACACGGCCCCGCGCTGGTCGGGACGCCGGAACGGGTCGCGGCGAAGATCATCGACTACCACAAGAGCTATCGCCACGACGTCCAGTCGATCTCGATCAACCCGGTACTGCCCTACCCGCAGCAGCAGGAGGTCCTCGCCCGCTTCGCCGAGGAGGTCGTGCCCCTGGTGAGGCGGGAGATCACGACCACCCTGTGGGGCCCGGACGACCCCGGCCGCGCCTCGGGCCTGACCGGCTGA